From Halobacterium sp. R2-5, the proteins below share one genomic window:
- a CDS encoding alkaline phosphatase family protein: MTTITIGLDGANWDLLDDWLEEGRLPNLQKLIDDGVGGVSESCLPPLTVPNWKCYATGKNPGKLDVFRFDRIDTANRDHVFHDATDFKSAELWDYLNDDGKRAGVINKPSTYPPKDIDGFVVAGGPDASETTYRSLETGFATPPDVEAFLREEVDYQVHPSPMISPTQKGEEEIEAVLDLVDVRFEAAERLLEREDPDFLHLTVFYSMALQHYFYDGEPVRRTWERIDENLGRLVDEGHDILVMSDHGTWPVDTVFYVNAWLEQNGYLATEGGVDSTLRQLGVTKERALAVAKTLGMAETLGSVVPEQIQRMLPWDEGVKRDRVLSILDWEETTAVASNQGPIYLNVPRDHPDYESIRDDLIRELEAVEHPQTGQSLVKAVYRGEEYYHGPYADNAPDLLLDQGTNVHVSDAVGPEDPVADSGVWAGGNMPEGIFLFSGPSFRSDGLTEEASILDLAPTLLHSMGSAVPDDVDGEVLDVFAPDSEPANRAVETRRPLSGARDTDRGNDEEEVEQRLADLGYLE, translated from the coding sequence ATGACGACCATCACTATCGGACTCGACGGCGCGAACTGGGACTTGCTAGACGACTGGCTCGAGGAGGGACGGCTCCCGAACCTCCAGAAGCTCATCGACGACGGCGTCGGCGGCGTCTCGGAGAGCTGTCTGCCGCCGCTGACCGTCCCGAATTGGAAGTGCTACGCGACCGGGAAGAACCCCGGGAAGCTCGACGTCTTCCGGTTCGACCGCATCGACACGGCGAACCGCGACCACGTCTTCCACGACGCGACGGACTTCAAGAGCGCGGAGCTGTGGGACTACCTCAACGACGACGGGAAGCGCGCGGGCGTCATCAACAAGCCCTCGACGTACCCGCCGAAGGACATCGACGGGTTCGTGGTCGCGGGCGGCCCGGACGCCTCCGAGACCACGTACCGGTCGCTGGAGACGGGGTTCGCGACGCCGCCGGACGTCGAGGCGTTCCTCCGCGAGGAGGTCGACTACCAGGTCCACCCGAGCCCGATGATCTCCCCGACCCAGAAGGGCGAGGAGGAAATCGAGGCGGTGCTGGACCTCGTGGACGTCCGCTTCGAGGCGGCCGAGCGCCTGCTGGAGCGCGAGGACCCGGACTTCCTCCACCTGACGGTGTTCTACAGCATGGCGCTCCAGCACTACTTCTACGACGGCGAGCCCGTCCGGCGGACGTGGGAGCGCATCGACGAGAACCTCGGCCGACTGGTCGACGAGGGCCACGACATCCTCGTGATGAGCGACCACGGCACGTGGCCCGTCGACACCGTCTTCTACGTGAACGCGTGGCTGGAGCAGAACGGCTACCTCGCGACGGAGGGCGGCGTCGACTCGACGCTCCGCCAGCTCGGCGTCACGAAGGAGCGCGCGCTCGCCGTCGCGAAGACGCTGGGGATGGCGGAGACGCTCGGCAGCGTCGTCCCCGAGCAGATTCAGCGCATGCTCCCGTGGGACGAGGGGGTCAAGCGCGACCGCGTGCTCTCCATCCTCGACTGGGAGGAGACCACCGCGGTCGCGAGCAACCAGGGCCCCATCTACCTGAACGTCCCGCGGGACCACCCGGACTACGAGTCGATTCGCGACGACCTCATCCGCGAACTGGAAGCCGTCGAACACCCCCAGACGGGCCAGTCGCTCGTGAAAGCGGTGTACCGCGGCGAGGAGTACTACCACGGGCCGTACGCCGACAACGCGCCCGACCTCCTGCTCGACCAGGGGACGAACGTCCACGTCAGCGACGCCGTCGGCCCGGAGGACCCGGTCGCGGACTCCGGCGTCTGGGCGGGCGGGAACATGCCCGAGGGCATCTTCCTGTTCTCCGGGCCGAGCTTCCGCTCGGACGGCCTCACCGAGGAGGCGTCCATCCTCGACCTCGCGCCGACGCTGCTGCACTCGATGGGGTCGGCGGTCCCCGACGACGTGGACGGCGAGGTACTGGACGTCTTCGCGCCCGACTCGGAGCCCGCGAACCGGGCCGTCGAGACGCGGCGACCGCTGTCGGGCGCCCGCGACACCGACCGCGGCAACGACGAGGAGGAGGTCGAACAGCGCCTCGCGGACCTCGGTTACCTGGAGTGA
- a CDS encoding nucleotide sugar dehydrogenase — protein sequence MSRSLYGATAAPATQREWFRTGEVPVAVYGLGKMGLPLASVYAENTGNVTGVDVDQSVVDAVNAGECHITGEPDLPELVASLSERGALTATTDGAAAAAEASVHVVIVPTLVDEHNDPDLSVVESVATDIADGLTPGDLVVVESTVPPRTCEDVLAPLVAEESGVPRDAFGVAFCPERTSSGQALQDVRGTHPKVVGGIDDESTRVAELVYAELVDNDVIPVADTTTAEAVKVFEGLYRDANIALANELARLTDELGIEVRDAIDAANTQPYCDIHRPGPGVGGHCIPYYPYFVLNWLETDAPLVAKAREVNDAMPGFVADRVGEGLAARDDEAASSAYATDGGAVADASVGVLGLTYRAGVAETRASPGIDVCEHLDERGATVYAADPLVDAEGVPAEHVDVDELAALDLDAVVLATAHEEFDAVAWDDFDPLVVVDGHDVLDLDGSDHRVYTVGRGWA from the coding sequence GTGAGCCGGTCGCTGTACGGCGCCACGGCGGCGCCCGCGACCCAGCGCGAGTGGTTCCGCACCGGCGAGGTGCCGGTCGCGGTGTACGGCCTCGGGAAGATGGGGCTGCCGCTGGCGTCCGTGTACGCGGAGAACACGGGCAACGTCACCGGCGTGGACGTCGACCAGTCCGTGGTCGACGCCGTGAACGCCGGCGAGTGCCACATCACGGGCGAACCCGACCTCCCCGAGCTCGTCGCGTCGCTCTCCGAGCGGGGCGCGCTCACCGCGACGACGGACGGCGCGGCCGCGGCGGCCGAGGCGAGCGTGCACGTCGTCATCGTGCCGACACTCGTCGACGAGCACAACGACCCCGACCTCTCGGTCGTGGAGTCCGTCGCGACCGACATCGCGGACGGCCTGACGCCCGGCGACCTCGTGGTCGTCGAGTCGACGGTGCCGCCGCGCACCTGCGAGGACGTGCTCGCGCCGCTCGTCGCCGAAGAGAGCGGCGTGCCGCGGGACGCGTTCGGGGTGGCGTTCTGCCCGGAGCGGACGTCCAGCGGACAGGCGTTACAGGACGTCCGCGGCACCCACCCGAAGGTCGTCGGCGGCATCGACGACGAGAGCACGCGGGTCGCCGAGCTCGTCTACGCGGAGCTCGTGGACAACGACGTCATCCCGGTCGCGGACACCACGACGGCGGAGGCCGTGAAGGTGTTCGAGGGGCTGTACCGGGACGCGAACATCGCGCTCGCGAACGAGCTCGCGCGGCTCACCGACGAGCTCGGCATCGAGGTGCGGGACGCCATCGACGCCGCGAACACCCAGCCGTACTGCGACATCCACCGGCCGGGGCCGGGCGTCGGCGGACACTGCATCCCGTACTACCCGTACTTCGTGTTGAACTGGCTGGAGACGGACGCGCCGCTGGTCGCGAAGGCCCGCGAAGTCAACGACGCGATGCCGGGGTTCGTCGCCGACCGCGTCGGCGAGGGACTCGCGGCACGGGACGACGAGGCGGCGTCGAGCGCGTACGCCACGGACGGCGGCGCGGTCGCGGACGCCAGCGTCGGTGTGCTCGGGCTGACCTACCGCGCGGGCGTCGCGGAGACGCGCGCCAGCCCCGGCATCGACGTCTGCGAGCACCTCGACGAGCGCGGCGCGACGGTGTACGCCGCCGACCCGCTCGTGGACGCCGAGGGCGTCCCCGCCGAGCACGTCGACGTCGACGAGCTCGCGGCCCTCGACCTCGACGCGGTCGTGCTCGCGACCGCCCACGAGGAGTTCGACGCCGTGGCGTGGGACGATTTCGACCCGCTGGTCGTCGTGGACGGCCACGACGTGCTGGACCTCGACGGCAGCGACCACCGGGTGTACACTGTCGGGAGGGGGTGGGCGTGA
- a CDS encoding Gfo/Idh/MocA family oxidoreductase, with amino-acid sequence MSEEPLQTGVVGVGSMGRNHARVYSELGETELVGVADADAAAADRVATEFDTTPYVTSDLLERADAVSVAVPTRFHADTVQNAIDAGVHVLCEKPFVADPDRGRELAAAARAAGVTLQVGHIERFNPAVRALEAIVPELDVIAVTADRLGPPLERDIDTSVVFDLMIHDIDVVCSLLDSEPASLAATGSTDGNYATATCSFDGGVTASLTASRVTQQKVRQLAITAADCRVNVDYLDQSVEIHRGSTPEYVSADGDLRHRVESVVERPLVENGEPLKRELAAFAEAVRNGTEPVVTAEDGVRAVEVATRVAAQIADREPQEVRP; translated from the coding sequence GTGAGCGAGGAGCCACTGCAGACGGGCGTCGTCGGCGTCGGGAGCATGGGCCGCAACCACGCCCGCGTCTACAGCGAACTCGGGGAGACCGAGCTGGTGGGCGTCGCGGACGCCGACGCGGCGGCCGCGGACCGCGTCGCCACGGAGTTCGACACGACGCCGTACGTCACGTCGGACCTCCTGGAGCGCGCGGACGCCGTCTCGGTCGCGGTGCCGACGCGGTTCCACGCCGACACCGTCCAGAACGCGATCGACGCCGGCGTGCACGTGCTCTGCGAGAAGCCGTTCGTCGCCGACCCCGACCGCGGCCGCGAGCTCGCGGCCGCCGCCCGCGCCGCGGGCGTCACGCTCCAGGTCGGCCACATCGAGCGGTTCAACCCGGCGGTCCGGGCGCTCGAAGCCATCGTCCCGGAACTGGACGTCATCGCGGTGACCGCCGACCGGCTCGGCCCGCCGCTGGAGCGGGACATCGACACGAGCGTCGTCTTCGACCTGATGATCCACGACATCGACGTCGTCTGCTCGCTGCTGGACAGCGAGCCCGCGTCGCTGGCGGCGACCGGCAGCACCGACGGCAACTACGCGACCGCGACGTGCTCGTTCGACGGCGGCGTGACGGCGTCGCTGACCGCGAGCCGCGTCACCCAGCAGAAGGTCCGCCAGCTCGCCATCACCGCCGCGGACTGCCGGGTGAACGTCGACTACCTCGACCAGTCCGTGGAGATACACCGCGGGTCGACGCCGGAGTACGTCTCCGCGGACGGCGACCTCCGGCACCGCGTCGAGAGCGTCGTCGAGCGGCCGCTCGTTGAGAACGGCGAGCCGCTGAAGCGCGAGCTCGCGGCGTTCGCGGAGGCGGTCCGGAACGGCACCGAGCCGGTCGTCACCGCGGAGGACGGCGTCCGCGCCGTGGAGGTGGCGACCCGCGTCGCCGCGCAGATCGCCGACCGCGAGCCCCAGGAGGTGCGGCCGTGA
- a CDS encoding acyltransferase, translated as MTDAAFGPDADVHPDATLGERDGAAPTIGESPTIRSGTVVYADVEIGDGFATGHDAVVRENTTLGDNVLVGTHSVIDGECTIGDDVRLQTGVYIPQETTVGDRVFFGPHAVLTNDQYPLRTAAELEGPTIEDDVSIGANATVLPGVTVGEGSFVAANSVVVDDVPPETLAVGTPARHEELPEPLTGGNHQ; from the coding sequence ATGACTGACGCCGCGTTCGGGCCGGACGCCGACGTGCACCCGGACGCCACGCTCGGCGAGCGCGACGGCGCCGCGCCGACGATCGGCGAGAGCCCGACCATCCGCAGCGGCACCGTGGTGTACGCCGACGTCGAAATCGGCGACGGGTTCGCGACCGGCCACGACGCCGTCGTCCGCGAGAACACCACCCTCGGCGACAACGTGCTCGTCGGGACGCACTCCGTGATAGACGGCGAGTGCACCATCGGCGACGACGTCCGGCTCCAGACGGGCGTCTACATCCCACAGGAGACGACTGTGGGCGACCGCGTGTTCTTCGGCCCGCACGCCGTCCTCACGAACGACCAGTACCCGCTCCGGACGGCCGCCGAGCTCGAAGGGCCGACCATCGAGGACGACGTCTCCATCGGCGCGAACGCCACCGTGCTACCGGGGGTGACCGTCGGCGAGGGGTCGTTCGTCGCCGCGAACAGCGTCGTCGTCGACGACGTCCCGCCGGAGACGCTCGCGGTCGGCACGCCGGCGCGCCACGAGGAGCTCCCGGAGCCGCTGACCGGGGGGAACCACCAATGA
- a CDS encoding glycosyltransferase, whose product MRVLNLVPTRESRFFQQQVAHLRERGVEQTTLTVPGRKEYDDGDTSTRSPLDYARLYPRVLEESFGDYDLIHANYGLTAPHAVLQPNLPVVVSLWGTDLMGKYGWVSKLCSRFADETVVMSPVMADVLGGDCRVIPHGVDLEKFQPAPQSDAREELGWRDDAYHVLFPYPPERGVKDYPRAERVADAARDRLDGELALHAVTGVPHDEMPTYMNAADALLLTSRREGSPNAVKEALACDLPVVATDVGDVATRLDGVTHSRACSTDAELVDALADALAADERSNGREVVREVSIERTNERLYDVYREVVRDS is encoded by the coding sequence GTGCGCGTGCTCAACCTCGTTCCCACCCGCGAGTCGCGGTTCTTCCAGCAGCAGGTCGCGCACCTCCGCGAGCGCGGCGTCGAGCAGACGACGCTGACGGTGCCCGGCCGCAAGGAGTACGACGACGGCGACACGTCGACGCGGTCCCCGCTCGACTACGCCCGGCTCTACCCCCGCGTCCTCGAAGAGTCGTTCGGCGACTACGACCTGATCCACGCGAACTACGGGCTGACGGCCCCGCACGCGGTCCTCCAGCCGAACCTCCCCGTGGTGGTGTCGCTGTGGGGCACCGACCTCATGGGGAAGTACGGCTGGGTGAGCAAGCTCTGCTCGCGGTTCGCCGACGAGACGGTCGTGATGTCGCCGGTGATGGCCGACGTGCTCGGCGGCGACTGCCGCGTCATCCCGCACGGCGTCGACCTCGAGAAGTTCCAGCCCGCGCCCCAGTCCGACGCCCGCGAGGAGCTCGGGTGGCGCGACGACGCCTACCACGTGCTGTTCCCGTATCCGCCCGAGCGCGGCGTCAAGGACTACCCGCGGGCCGAGCGCGTCGCCGACGCCGCCCGCGACCGCCTCGACGGCGAACTCGCGCTGCACGCCGTCACGGGCGTCCCGCACGACGAGATGCCGACGTACATGAACGCCGCCGACGCGCTGCTGTTGACGTCGCGGCGCGAGGGGTCGCCGAACGCCGTGAAGGAAGCGCTCGCGTGCGACCTCCCCGTCGTCGCAACGGACGTCGGCGACGTCGCCACGCGGCTGGACGGCGTCACGCACTCGCGGGCGTGCTCGACGGACGCCGAACTCGTGGACGCGCTCGCCGACGCGCTCGCCGCCGACGAGCGCTCGAACGGCCGCGAGGTCGTCCGCGAGGTCAGCATCGAACGCACCAACGAGCGCCTCTACGACGTCTACCGGGAGGTCGTCCGTGACTCGTAA
- a CDS encoding DUF354 domain-containing protein, producing MRVLVDVTHPAHVHLFRHAVEAFRERGHEVRVASREKDVTTDLLDAFGIEHTVLSRKRSGATGVVREWSTRGARLARLAAGFRPDVVLSRLNPASAHVASLFGVPNVVFHDNEVAGLLDRVTAPFAEVVATPAAFDRDLPTEHVRYQGFHELAYLHPARFTPDADRLRAAGVDPAEPYSVVRLVAMDGHHDAGSDGFSQGALAALVEGLDDHGEVYVSSEADLPGDLAAHAMPVPAEAMHDLLAFADVYVGDSATVATEAGVLGTPSVRYNPLDTEMGNFASLAEYGLVQSTQSEREAVETALGLAADPDAGRRWRRRRRDLLADNIDLTSFVVELTEEVAAS from the coding sequence ATGCGCGTACTCGTCGACGTCACGCACCCGGCTCACGTCCACCTCTTCCGGCACGCCGTGGAGGCGTTCCGCGAGCGCGGCCACGAGGTCCGCGTCGCGTCCCGGGAGAAGGACGTGACAACGGACCTGCTCGACGCGTTCGGCATCGAGCACACCGTGCTCTCGCGGAAGCGCTCGGGCGCGACCGGCGTGGTCCGCGAGTGGTCGACGCGGGGCGCGCGGCTCGCGCGGCTCGCCGCCGGGTTCCGGCCGGACGTCGTGCTCAGCCGGCTGAACCCGGCGTCCGCGCACGTCGCGTCGCTGTTCGGCGTGCCGAACGTCGTCTTCCACGACAACGAGGTCGCGGGGCTGCTCGACCGCGTCACCGCGCCGTTCGCCGAGGTGGTGGCGACGCCCGCGGCGTTCGACCGCGACCTGCCGACCGAGCACGTCCGCTACCAGGGGTTCCACGAGCTCGCGTACCTCCACCCGGCGCGGTTCACGCCCGACGCCGACCGGCTACGTGCGGCGGGCGTCGACCCCGCGGAGCCGTACTCGGTCGTCCGCCTCGTCGCGATGGACGGCCACCACGACGCGGGCAGCGACGGCTTCTCGCAGGGTGCGCTCGCGGCGCTCGTGGAGGGGCTCGACGACCACGGCGAGGTGTACGTCTCCAGCGAGGCCGACCTCCCCGGGGATCTCGCCGCGCACGCGATGCCGGTGCCGGCCGAGGCGATGCACGACCTGCTCGCGTTCGCGGACGTCTACGTCGGCGACTCAGCGACCGTCGCGACCGAGGCGGGCGTGCTCGGCACGCCGTCGGTCCGGTACAACCCCCTCGACACGGAGATGGGAAACTTCGCGTCGCTGGCGGAGTACGGGCTCGTGCAGTCGACACAGAGCGAACGGGAGGCCGTCGAGACGGCGCTCGGCCTCGCCGCGGACCCGGACGCCGGGCGGCGGTGGCGGCGCCGGCGCCGCGACCTGCTCGCGGACAACATCGACCTCACGTCGTTCGTCGTCGAGCTCACCGAGGAGGTGGCGGCGTCGTGA
- a CDS encoding GNAT family N-acetyltransferase, with protein sequence MEIQQLSLDEWDDALPSSGFEVFHTAEALSVLEDHASGELALYGGFKGDRPVGLFPVFVQNRAVGRAVLSPPPGFAIPRLGPLVMPASPKRRKREQVNGRFAEHVLEEVDVDASMTLFRSVCPTSYPDPRPYVWSNLDLDTSFTYHLDVDGDTDELLKSFSKSLRREIRDGTDLDVTVEVAEEDGVRSVFEHTRERYAEQDRGFTPDWPYVSDLTRELAAEDRCRTYIAREPNGRYLSGVIVLYSNDAAYYWLGGARTTYEGTSINSLLHWHIVQDIAAGEPRESVDTYDLMGANTERLCEYKSKFGADLAPYYTVESGGAGMSAAKRAYRLVTQ encoded by the coding sequence ATGGAGATTCAGCAACTCTCACTCGACGAGTGGGACGACGCGCTCCCGTCTTCCGGCTTCGAAGTGTTCCACACCGCGGAAGCGCTGTCCGTGCTCGAAGACCACGCTTCCGGCGAGCTAGCACTGTACGGCGGGTTCAAGGGCGACCGGCCGGTCGGCCTGTTCCCGGTGTTCGTCCAGAACCGCGCGGTCGGCCGCGCCGTCCTCTCGCCGCCGCCGGGGTTCGCCATCCCGCGACTCGGCCCGCTCGTGATGCCCGCGAGCCCGAAGCGCCGCAAGCGCGAGCAGGTCAACGGCCGGTTCGCCGAGCACGTCCTCGAGGAAGTCGACGTGGACGCGTCGATGACGCTGTTCCGCTCGGTCTGCCCCACGTCGTACCCCGACCCGCGGCCGTACGTCTGGTCGAACCTCGACCTCGACACGTCGTTCACGTACCACCTCGACGTCGACGGCGACACCGACGAGCTGCTGAAGTCGTTCAGCAAGAGCCTGCGTCGCGAGATACGGGACGGCACGGACCTCGACGTCACCGTGGAGGTCGCCGAAGAGGACGGCGTGCGCTCGGTGTTCGAGCACACCCGCGAGCGGTACGCCGAACAGGACCGGGGGTTCACGCCCGACTGGCCGTACGTCAGCGACCTCACCCGGGAGCTCGCAGCCGAGGACCGCTGCCGGACGTACATCGCCCGCGAGCCGAACGGGCGCTACCTCTCCGGCGTCATCGTGCTGTACAGCAACGACGCGGCGTACTACTGGCTCGGCGGCGCGCGCACCACCTACGAGGGCACCAGCATCAACAGCCTGCTGCACTGGCACATCGTCCAGGACATCGCGGCCGGCGAGCCCCGCGAGTCCGTCGACACCTACGACCTGATGGGCGCGAACACGGAGCGCCTCTGCGAGTACAAGAGCAAGTTCGGCGCCGACCTCGCCCCCTACTACACCGTCGAGTCCGGCGGCGCCGGGATGAGCGCCGCGAAGAGAGCCTACCGGCTGGTGACCCAGTAG
- a CDS encoding class I SAM-dependent methyltransferase, whose translation MSEDSAAFYEQPAVVSRYVANRDRGLSERERRAVEAYFAPGSRVLDVGCGAGRTTTALADRGFDVTGVDVNRAMVLAARHADPDGGYVTADASRLPFPDESFDYVLFSYNGLDELRPASRRAAALAEIHRVLAPGGRFAFSTHNLVRKLVPYPPTRDHLTSLGRFWATNARRGRLGSPYKLPVGERGDPSLYYTDPVSVCRQLRAAEFEVLAFLGRSGRASAYLGPALFPVAEKPE comes from the coding sequence GTGTCCGAGGACAGCGCGGCGTTCTACGAGCAGCCGGCCGTGGTCTCCAGGTACGTCGCGAACCGCGACCGTGGCCTCTCCGAGCGGGAGCGCCGCGCCGTCGAGGCGTACTTCGCGCCCGGGAGCCGCGTCCTCGACGTCGGCTGCGGGGCGGGCAGAACCACGACGGCGCTCGCCGACCGCGGGTTCGACGTGACGGGCGTGGACGTCAACCGAGCGATGGTTCTAGCGGCCCGCCACGCCGACCCCGACGGCGGCTACGTCACCGCGGACGCCTCGCGGCTCCCGTTCCCCGACGAGTCCTTCGACTACGTGCTGTTCTCGTACAACGGCCTCGACGAGCTCCGGCCGGCGAGCCGGCGCGCGGCTGCGCTGGCGGAGATCCACCGGGTGCTCGCGCCCGGCGGCCGGTTCGCGTTCAGCACGCACAACCTCGTCCGGAAGCTCGTGCCGTACCCGCCGACCCGGGACCACCTCACCAGCCTGGGGCGGTTCTGGGCGACGAACGCGCGCCGCGGCCGCCTCGGGTCGCCGTACAAGCTCCCGGTCGGCGAGCGCGGCGACCCCTCGCTGTACTACACCGACCCCGTCTCGGTCTGCCGGCAGCTCCGCGCCGCGGAGTTCGAGGTGTTGGCGTTCCTCGGCCGGAGCGGCCGCGCCTCGGCGTACCTCGGGCCGGCGCTGTTCCCCGTCGCCGAGAAGCCCGAGTGA
- a CDS encoding polysaccharide deacetylase family protein: protein MPDGHEFALLLTHDVDRPYKTYQSLYYALTKPEDRWYHLSTLRPGVNPYWQFERIMELEADLGVRSAFYFLSEQRLLDRPLREWVSMEGWQLYAGRYSLDDRDIQRVVDDLAAGDWEVGLHGSYETPRDADRLRAEKRVVEDVLGESVVGGRQHYLNLSVPETWQHYRDMGLRYDTSLGSSDRYGFQHGYGVKRPFDDEFVVFPLTIMEQSIPDPGERFEAAWAACENVLREARDNDAVMTVLWHPRHFNENEFPGQSRVYRRLVERALDMGAWVGPPAEFYEVADLADPPTGRSASTERAVEAQQPDDVEHPADGGFDVDEFGSPVE, encoded by the coding sequence ATTCCCGACGGCCACGAGTTCGCGCTCCTGCTCACGCACGACGTCGACCGCCCGTACAAGACCTACCAGTCGCTGTACTACGCGCTCACGAAGCCCGAGGACCGGTGGTACCACCTCTCGACGCTGCGGCCGGGCGTCAACCCCTACTGGCAGTTCGAGCGCATCATGGAGCTGGAGGCGGACCTCGGCGTGCGGTCGGCGTTCTACTTCCTCTCCGAGCAGCGCCTCCTCGACCGCCCGCTCCGCGAGTGGGTGTCGATGGAGGGGTGGCAGCTGTACGCCGGCCGGTACTCGCTGGACGACCGCGACATCCAGCGCGTCGTCGACGACCTCGCGGCCGGCGACTGGGAGGTCGGCCTGCACGGCTCCTACGAGACGCCGCGCGACGCCGACCGGCTGCGCGCGGAGAAGCGCGTGGTCGAGGACGTCCTCGGCGAGAGCGTCGTCGGCGGCCGCCAGCACTACCTCAACCTCTCGGTGCCGGAGACGTGGCAGCACTACCGCGACATGGGGCTGCGCTACGACACGAGCCTCGGCTCCAGCGACCGCTACGGCTTCCAGCACGGCTACGGGGTCAAGCGCCCGTTCGACGACGAGTTCGTCGTCTTCCCGCTGACCATCATGGAGCAGTCGATTCCCGACCCCGGCGAGCGCTTCGAGGCGGCGTGGGCGGCCTGCGAGAACGTCCTGCGGGAGGCCCGCGACAACGACGCCGTGATGACCGTACTCTGGCACCCGCGGCACTTCAACGAGAACGAGTTCCCCGGGCAGTCCCGGGTCTACCGGCGGCTCGTCGAGCGCGCGCTCGACATGGGTGCGTGGGTCGGCCCGCCCGCGGAGTTCTACGAGGTCGCGGACCTCGCCGACCCGCCCACCGGGCGATCAGCGAGCACCGAACGCGCCGTGGAGGCACAACAGCCCGACGACGTCGAGCACCCCGCTGACGGCGGGTTCGACGTCGACGAGTTCGGGTCCCCGGTCGAGTAG
- a CDS encoding DegT/DnrJ/EryC1/StrS family aminotransferase, protein MIPIADPEIGDAEREGVLDVLDDGQLADGPVVREFENEFASFCGADHAVATTNGTTALHAAFEALGIGEGDTVVTTPFSFVASANAIRHAGAEPVFADVKPDTLTLDPDSVADVVARREDVAAILAVHLYGTPAEMRRLQDIAADHALALVEDAAQAHGAEYRGERVGTLGDVACFSFYPTKNMMSGEGGMVTTEHDGVAERVRQFCDHGRTSGYEHERVGHNFRMTSLCAAIGRAQLAKLPEYNRARRENAAYLAERLADTSVEVVHEPDHVRSVYHQFTVTSDDRDALRDHLAERGVDTGIYYPVPIHEQEAYADVEADLPVAERAAERVLSLPVHPNLSPKDLDAIADAVASFEEATTAQPAEVVDS, encoded by the coding sequence ATGATTCCCATCGCCGACCCGGAGATCGGCGACGCCGAGCGCGAGGGCGTCCTCGACGTCCTCGACGACGGCCAGCTCGCCGACGGTCCGGTCGTCCGCGAGTTCGAGAACGAGTTCGCGTCGTTCTGCGGCGCCGACCACGCGGTCGCGACGACCAACGGCACCACGGCGCTGCACGCCGCCTTCGAGGCGCTCGGCATCGGCGAGGGCGACACCGTCGTGACGACGCCGTTCTCGTTCGTCGCGAGCGCGAACGCCATCCGGCACGCGGGCGCCGAGCCCGTGTTCGCGGACGTCAAGCCGGACACGCTCACGCTCGACCCCGACAGCGTCGCGGACGTCGTCGCGCGCCGCGAGGACGTCGCCGCCATCCTCGCGGTCCACCTCTACGGCACGCCCGCGGAGATGCGCCGGCTCCAGGACATCGCCGCCGACCACGCGCTCGCGCTCGTGGAGGACGCCGCGCAGGCCCACGGCGCCGAGTACCGCGGCGAGCGCGTCGGCACGCTCGGGGACGTCGCGTGCTTCTCGTTCTACCCGACGAAGAACATGATGTCCGGCGAGGGCGGCATGGTCACCACCGAGCACGACGGCGTCGCCGAGCGCGTCCGGCAGTTCTGCGACCACGGCCGCACGAGCGGCTACGAGCACGAACGCGTGGGACACAACTTCCGGATGACGAGCCTCTGTGCGGCCATCGGGCGCGCGCAGCTCGCGAAGCTCCCGGAGTACAACAGGGCGCGCCGCGAGAACGCCGCCTACCTCGCGGAGCGGCTCGCGGACACGAGCGTCGAGGTCGTCCACGAGCCCGACCACGTGCGCTCGGTGTACCACCAGTTCACGGTCACGAGCGACGACCGGGACGCGCTCCGGGACCACCTCGCCGAGCGCGGCGTGGACACGGGCATCTACTACCCGGTCCCCATCCACGAGCAGGAGGCCTACGCGGACGTCGAAGCCGACCTCCCGGTCGCGGAGCGCGCGGCGGAGCGCGTGCTGTCGCTGCCCGTCCACCCGAACCTCTCGCCGAAGGACCTCGACGCGATCGCGGATGCTGTCGCGTCCTTCGAGGAGGCCACGACCGCGCAGCCCGCGGAGGTGGTGGACTCGTGA
- a CDS encoding HalOD1 output domain-containing protein, with translation MNSDTNYAAAASGTDSLPDIQRTSWRAHDDIGAAVAEAVSAVTGRTPTDLEPLQYTVDVDALHALCSTAETDHLELTFSYEGVEVRVTSHGDVEVTT, from the coding sequence ATGAATTCTGATACGAACTATGCGGCCGCCGCGTCGGGGACGGACTCGCTCCCGGACATCCAGCGCACGAGCTGGCGAGCACACGACGACATCGGCGCCGCCGTCGCCGAGGCGGTCTCGGCGGTAACCGGACGAACTCCCACCGACCTCGAACCGCTGCAGTACACCGTCGACGTCGACGCGCTCCACGCGCTCTGCTCGACGGCCGAAACCGACCACCTCGAACTCACATTCTCCTACGAGGGCGTCGAGGTTCGCGTCACGAGCCACGGCGACGTCGAAGTCACCACGTAG